The Pseudarthrobacter sp. NS4 genome includes a window with the following:
- a CDS encoding Trm112 family protein has product MPKISPELLSVLRCPVTGSPLVQDGEELVATTAGEAGVKPRYAIEDGIPLLLPPELLAAATSAGSDQHDSVPGTAQAG; this is encoded by the coding sequence ATGCCAAAGATCAGTCCTGAACTGTTGTCCGTCCTGCGCTGTCCCGTGACGGGTTCACCCCTGGTCCAGGACGGCGAGGAACTGGTGGCCACCACCGCCGGCGAAGCAGGCGTGAAGCCGCGCTATGCGATAGAGGACGGCATTCCCCTTCTCCTGCCTCCGGAACTGCTGGCAGCAGCTACATCGGCGGGCTCCGACCAGCACGATTCAGTGCCGGGTACTGCCCAGGCCGGGTAG
- a CDS encoding L,D-transpeptidase, with protein sequence MEPEVQPRRPRTLKKILIVAVVCLLAAAVGVFAAVAPGLANGALESEAGSAIRTSPGIASPVIAPVKAEAVPANGAKQVNPAAPVSLKVSNGTIERVTLTSTSGETVEGRIDPEGTGWSASGPLTFNTDYSYTYVLKDGAGRETSTTQSFSTVSSSQEADAAIYPLDGMKVGVGQPLQVIFSEPVLNRDAVEKAITVTSSAGQVGAFHWYSDKMVRYRAEDFWAANSTISMDMQLFGVDLGNGQIANFNKKMSISIGDKKVAVADAAAHTFTLSINDQPVKTLPVSMGDQRFPSARGYGVLMEKKRYDHFRASSIGLKPGDPAYYGDVDVEYTIRLTLSGAYIHQALESAYPFIGNKNVSHGCIGFAPDGAAWVFDNMGTGDVVQIINTEGDYAAHDDGFGDWNIPWSEYDN encoded by the coding sequence ATGGAGCCCGAAGTCCAGCCGCGTCGTCCGCGGACCCTGAAAAAAATTCTCATCGTTGCCGTGGTGTGCCTCCTGGCCGCAGCGGTCGGCGTTTTCGCCGCCGTGGCGCCGGGCCTCGCCAATGGCGCCCTGGAATCCGAGGCCGGCTCAGCCATACGCACCTCGCCGGGCATTGCCTCCCCGGTGATCGCACCGGTGAAGGCCGAGGCCGTACCGGCCAACGGCGCCAAGCAAGTGAACCCTGCCGCTCCTGTTTCCCTCAAGGTAAGCAACGGCACCATTGAGCGCGTCACCCTGACCAGTACCTCCGGCGAGACGGTGGAAGGCCGGATCGACCCGGAGGGCACCGGCTGGTCGGCGTCCGGGCCGCTCACGTTCAACACCGACTACAGCTACACGTATGTGCTCAAGGACGGCGCGGGACGCGAAACAAGCACAACGCAGTCCTTCAGCACCGTCTCCAGCTCTCAGGAGGCCGACGCCGCCATCTACCCGCTTGACGGTATGAAGGTGGGGGTTGGGCAGCCGCTGCAGGTCATCTTCAGCGAACCCGTGCTGAACCGCGACGCCGTCGAAAAGGCCATCACGGTCACCAGCAGCGCAGGCCAAGTGGGCGCCTTCCACTGGTACAGCGACAAGATGGTCCGCTACCGGGCCGAAGACTTCTGGGCCGCCAACTCCACCATTTCGATGGACATGCAGCTCTTTGGCGTGGACCTGGGCAACGGACAGATCGCCAACTTCAACAAGAAGATGAGCATATCCATCGGCGACAAGAAGGTTGCCGTGGCTGACGCCGCTGCGCACACTTTCACGCTCAGCATCAACGATCAGCCCGTCAAGACCCTGCCGGTCAGCATGGGGGACCAGCGCTTCCCGTCCGCCCGCGGGTACGGGGTGCTGATGGAGAAGAAGCGGTATGACCACTTCCGGGCTTCAAGCATCGGGCTGAAGCCGGGTGATCCGGCCTACTACGGTGACGTGGACGTGGAGTACACCATCCGGCTGACGCTCAGCGGGGCCTATATCCACCAGGCCCTCGAATCGGCCTACCCCTTCATTGGCAACAAGAACGTCTCCCACGGCTGCATCGGGTTTGCTCCCGACGGCGCTGCCTGGGTCTTTGACAATATGGGCACCGGGGACGTGGTGCAGATTATCAACACCGAAGGCGACTACGCCGCCCACGATGACGGCTTCGGCGACTGGAACATTCCCTGGAGCGAGTACGACAACTGA
- a CDS encoding DUF5719 family protein produces MHEHTMSTKVPDPAGRDAGTASGEAGSQRPAGKRRQGALASFAGAALVLGGAGALVAAGSMLPGPESSRSLPAAVAVVPAGESLGVCPGPARLLEGTEAGTDPQFSPESATAATSVTAAVLGASGVLPASRLSLLDGTTAVEIAEDSGAPPAEGARQELLAGAVANRSVDQVTVLSADAVANQKASAAAAMKFTATDGDLQGTAAASCAQPSNDQWLAGASTTVGRTSVLVLSNASTTPATVSLELFGQGGQIQAPGSRGLLVAPGATRSVVLAGLAPGEPQLGVHVRSAGGPVAAAIQQSALRGLTPGGVDFIVPGAAPAVRQVMTGVDIQDPGGVAALTGNSGYEDAGPALQITVPGPSDAVVEVKLYGRDGQKALPSGGVVTAKAGSVTEVSLAGVPAGHYTVSAASDVSFVAAARISRGTEEGQPSDVAWAPAGVRLGSQHVVPVPQGGIRQLVFGALDARATITYAAITADGKVRAPSTADIAGGTTASIAVPDKADDADVVGYVVSASGDAAFGAVLLQQDSRNDVASLAFQPAAAGQETVPVTISY; encoded by the coding sequence ATGCATGAGCACACCATGTCCACCAAGGTGCCGGATCCCGCTGGGCGGGATGCCGGAACGGCCTCCGGCGAGGCCGGCAGCCAGCGCCCTGCAGGCAAACGCCGCCAAGGAGCCCTGGCAAGTTTCGCCGGCGCAGCACTCGTCCTCGGGGGCGCAGGCGCACTGGTGGCTGCCGGGTCCATGCTCCCCGGGCCGGAGTCGAGCCGGAGCCTGCCTGCCGCGGTTGCCGTTGTGCCTGCGGGAGAAAGCCTGGGCGTGTGTCCCGGTCCAGCCCGGCTGCTGGAAGGCACCGAGGCCGGCACTGATCCGCAGTTCAGCCCCGAATCCGCCACCGCCGCCACTAGTGTGACCGCCGCCGTCCTCGGCGCTTCAGGCGTGCTGCCCGCCAGCCGGCTGTCCCTGCTGGACGGGACCACCGCCGTCGAAATTGCCGAAGATTCCGGCGCGCCCCCTGCCGAGGGGGCCCGCCAGGAGCTCCTGGCGGGCGCAGTGGCGAACCGGTCGGTGGACCAGGTGACCGTCCTCAGCGCCGATGCCGTGGCAAACCAGAAAGCGTCCGCTGCAGCCGCCATGAAGTTCACGGCAACAGACGGCGATCTTCAGGGAACGGCGGCAGCCAGCTGCGCGCAGCCTTCCAACGACCAGTGGCTGGCAGGGGCAAGTACCACTGTGGGCCGCACCTCGGTGCTGGTCCTGAGTAACGCTTCCACCACTCCGGCCACGGTCAGCCTTGAGCTGTTTGGCCAGGGCGGACAGATCCAGGCGCCCGGCAGCCGTGGCCTGTTGGTGGCGCCAGGCGCTACGCGGTCGGTAGTGCTGGCTGGCCTGGCGCCGGGGGAGCCGCAGCTGGGTGTTCACGTCCGCAGCGCCGGGGGGCCCGTCGCGGCCGCCATCCAGCAAAGCGCCCTGCGCGGCCTTACACCCGGTGGCGTGGACTTCATCGTGCCCGGTGCAGCCCCGGCCGTTCGCCAGGTCATGACCGGCGTGGACATCCAGGATCCGGGCGGAGTTGCTGCCCTGACAGGCAACTCCGGCTACGAGGATGCCGGGCCGGCCCTGCAGATCACCGTGCCGGGTCCATCGGATGCCGTCGTCGAGGTCAAACTGTATGGACGCGACGGCCAGAAAGCGCTGCCCTCCGGCGGGGTGGTCACCGCCAAGGCCGGCTCTGTCACGGAAGTTTCCCTTGCGGGCGTCCCGGCGGGGCACTATACGGTTTCTGCAGCATCCGACGTTTCCTTTGTTGCAGCCGCACGCATCAGCCGGGGGACCGAGGAGGGCCAGCCGTCCGACGTCGCGTGGGCTCCCGCCGGGGTGCGGCTTGGCAGCCAGCACGTGGTTCCGGTTCCGCAGGGCGGCATCCGGCAACTGGTCTTCGGTGCCCTTGATGCGCGGGCCACCATCACCTACGCAGCGATCACTGCCGACGGGAAGGTCCGGGCACCCTCCACCGCCGACATCGCCGGCGGAACAACTGCGTCCATCGCTGTTCCGGATAAGGCGGACGACGCCGACGTCGTGGGCTACGTCGTATCCGCGTCGGGCGACGCCGCCTTCGGCGCCGTGCTGCTGCAACAGGACAGCCGGAACGATGTGGCCTCCCTGGCGTTCCAGCCCGCGGCAGCCGGGCAGGAAACGGTACCGGTCACCATCAGCTACTGA
- a CDS encoding stage II sporulation protein M — protein sequence MDMDAFSAVNADKWSRLHELASKGRLSGREADELLALYQSTSSHLSLIRSIAPESGLSASLSATLAQARTRFTGARSNPMADLARFFVVALPAAFYRLTWLTLACGAAFIIIGAAYALWIGTSPEALRAVASEAAAKQYVEEDFIDYYSENPAASFAGAVWTNNAWISAQAVALGITGVWVPMILFSNAQGVGVAAGVFAAAGKSDVFFSYILPHGLMELTAVFIACAAGLRIFWAMVSPGPRTRGRAVAEEGRSLITVALGLVLVLFASGLVEGFVTPSPLPVWAKITIGAAVLGAYWVYVLVWGRRAYLSGERGDLRREDAGYTEIAA from the coding sequence GTGGATATGGACGCCTTCTCCGCCGTCAATGCGGACAAGTGGTCACGGCTGCACGAACTCGCCTCAAAGGGCAGGCTCAGCGGACGTGAGGCCGATGAACTGCTGGCGCTCTACCAGTCCACGTCCTCACATCTGTCACTGATCCGCTCCATTGCCCCCGAAAGCGGCCTCTCCGCCTCGCTCTCGGCCACGCTGGCCCAGGCCAGGACCCGCTTCACCGGTGCCCGCTCCAATCCGATGGCAGACCTCGCACGGTTTTTCGTGGTGGCACTTCCGGCGGCGTTCTACCGGCTTACGTGGCTCACCCTGGCGTGCGGGGCCGCGTTCATCATTATCGGTGCCGCCTATGCGCTCTGGATCGGAACCTCGCCGGAAGCGCTGCGGGCTGTGGCATCGGAAGCAGCGGCCAAACAGTATGTCGAGGAAGACTTCATCGACTATTACTCCGAGAACCCGGCCGCATCCTTCGCGGGCGCTGTCTGGACCAACAACGCCTGGATCAGCGCCCAGGCGGTTGCCCTCGGCATTACCGGAGTCTGGGTGCCGATGATCCTGTTCAGTAACGCGCAGGGTGTGGGAGTGGCGGCGGGCGTTTTCGCGGCCGCAGGCAAGTCCGACGTCTTTTTCAGCTACATCCTGCCGCACGGCCTGATGGAGCTTACTGCCGTCTTCATAGCCTGTGCGGCAGGGCTCCGGATTTTTTGGGCCATGGTGTCGCCCGGGCCACGCACCAGGGGCCGCGCGGTAGCCGAGGAAGGCAGATCGCTGATTACAGTTGCCCTCGGCCTGGTCCTGGTGCTGTTTGCCTCCGGACTCGTGGAAGGATTCGTCACCCCAAGCCCGTTGCCGGTGTGGGCCAAGATCACCATAGGTGCCGCGGTGCTGGGGGCTTACTGGGTTTACGTCCTGGTGTGGGGCAGGCGCGCCTACCTGTCAGGGGAACGTGGTGACCTTCGCCGCGAGGATGCCGGCTACACGGAAATCGCTGCCTGA
- the ahcY gene encoding adenosylhomocysteinase, whose protein sequence is MTLDYKIADISLAEAGRHQIRLAEHEMPGLMSLREEFGPTQPLKGARIAGSLHMTVQTAVLIETLTALGAEVRWASCNIFSTQDEAAAAVVVGKGTIEDPQGVPVFAWKGETLEEYWWTAEQILTWPGAESNPELGPNMILDDGGDATMLVHKGAEFEAVGNVPSAGPTDSEEYAIFLDVIRRSMAADPQKWTRTASTIKGVSEETTTGVHRLYQLAEQGKLLFPAINVNDSVTKSKFDNKYGIRHSLPDGINRATDVLMGGKVAVVCGYGDVGKGAAEALRGQGSRVIVTEIDPICALQAAMDGYQVAKLESVLAQGDIFITTTGNKDVIMAEHMAGMKNKAIVGNIGHFDNEIDMAGLARTPGIRKVEIKPQVHEWVLDEGTESERSIIVLSEGRLLNLGNATGHPSFVMSNSFANQTIAQIELWTKKDQPEGEREYENQVYVLPKVLDEKVARLHLDALGVELTELTKDQAEYLDIDVAGPYKPEHYRY, encoded by the coding sequence ATGACTCTTGATTACAAGATTGCCGATATCTCCCTGGCGGAAGCAGGGCGCCACCAGATCCGCCTGGCCGAGCACGAGATGCCGGGCCTCATGTCGCTGCGCGAGGAATTCGGCCCCACCCAGCCGCTCAAGGGTGCCAGGATCGCCGGCTCGCTGCACATGACCGTGCAGACGGCCGTGCTGATCGAAACCCTCACCGCGCTGGGCGCAGAGGTCCGCTGGGCCTCCTGCAACATCTTCTCCACGCAGGATGAGGCTGCAGCGGCCGTTGTGGTGGGCAAAGGCACCATAGAGGACCCGCAGGGTGTTCCGGTCTTCGCCTGGAAGGGCGAAACGCTTGAGGAATACTGGTGGACCGCCGAGCAGATCCTGACCTGGCCGGGTGCGGAGTCCAACCCTGAACTGGGTCCCAACATGATCCTGGACGACGGCGGCGATGCCACCATGCTGGTGCACAAGGGCGCGGAATTCGAGGCCGTAGGAAACGTCCCCTCCGCCGGCCCCACGGATTCTGAAGAGTACGCCATCTTCCTTGACGTCATCCGGCGCTCCATGGCAGCAGACCCGCAGAAGTGGACGCGCACCGCCTCCACCATCAAGGGCGTCAGCGAGGAGACCACCACGGGCGTCCACCGCCTGTACCAGCTGGCGGAACAGGGCAAGCTGCTGTTCCCCGCCATCAACGTCAACGACTCCGTCACCAAGAGCAAGTTCGACAACAAGTACGGAATCCGGCACTCGCTGCCGGACGGCATCAACCGCGCCACCGACGTGCTCATGGGCGGCAAGGTCGCCGTCGTCTGCGGATACGGCGACGTCGGGAAGGGTGCCGCGGAAGCGCTGCGCGGCCAGGGCTCCCGCGTCATCGTCACGGAAATTGACCCGATCTGCGCGCTCCAGGCAGCCATGGACGGCTACCAGGTGGCGAAGCTCGAATCGGTCCTGGCGCAGGGCGACATCTTCATCACCACCACGGGCAACAAGGATGTCATCATGGCCGAGCACATGGCCGGCATGAAGAACAAGGCCATCGTGGGCAATATCGGGCACTTCGACAACGAGATCGATATGGCCGGCCTTGCCAGGACCCCGGGCATCAGGAAGGTTGAGATCAAGCCGCAGGTCCACGAATGGGTCTTGGATGAAGGAACGGAATCAGAGCGTTCCATCATTGTCCTGTCCGAAGGCCGCCTGCTGAACCTGGGCAACGCCACCGGACACCCGTCCTTCGTGATGAGCAACTCCTTCGCCAACCAGACCATCGCCCAGATTGAGCTGTGGACCAAGAAGGACCAGCCCGAAGGCGAGCGTGAGTACGAGAACCAGGTGTACGTCCTGCCCAAGGTCCTGGACGAAAAGGTGGCCCGCCTGCACCTCGACGCCCTGGGCGTGGAGCTGACGGAACTGACCAAGGACCAGGCCGAGTACCTGGACATTGACGTCGCCGGTCCGTACAAGCCCGAACACTATCGTTACTAA
- a CDS encoding RDD family protein has translation MSSIVTGEAVVLELRPASFAARSLGLILDVLFNAVLLVAILVGLAAAGEDLDEAAMRALVLSSVVFCLVIVPVAVETLSRGLSLGKLATGLRVVRDDGGAIRFRHAVIRGLTGFLEIYLTLGGLALTVALFNDRSRRLGDLLAGTYAIRSRVPVEQAVPVFVPPRLRAWASAADIGRIPDATARRAAQFIRQAGRMAPMSRAGMAASIATELSAHVAPAPPPGTSPDDFLAAVVAERRNRELTRLAQQRRRSTEVGERLQRLPFGS, from the coding sequence GTGAGTTCGATAGTCACCGGCGAGGCGGTAGTCCTGGAACTGCGGCCGGCTTCCTTCGCGGCCCGTTCCCTGGGTCTCATCCTCGATGTCCTCTTCAACGCCGTGCTGCTGGTGGCGATCCTGGTCGGCTTGGCCGCAGCAGGCGAAGACCTGGACGAGGCAGCCATGCGGGCCTTGGTGCTTTCCAGCGTTGTCTTCTGCCTGGTGATCGTGCCTGTAGCGGTGGAGACGCTGAGCCGTGGCCTCTCCCTCGGCAAACTGGCTACCGGCCTGCGCGTGGTCCGGGACGACGGCGGCGCCATCCGTTTCCGGCACGCCGTCATCCGCGGCCTGACCGGGTTCCTCGAAATCTACCTGACCCTCGGCGGACTGGCGCTGACCGTGGCCCTTTTCAACGACAGGTCCCGGCGCCTCGGCGACCTGCTGGCAGGCACCTATGCCATCCGAAGCCGGGTACCCGTCGAACAGGCTGTTCCCGTCTTCGTACCACCCCGGCTTCGGGCCTGGGCATCAGCGGCGGACATCGGAAGAATCCCCGATGCGACCGCACGCAGGGCCGCCCAGTTCATCCGCCAGGCAGGCCGCATGGCGCCGATGTCACGCGCCGGAATGGCGGCGTCCATCGCCACGGAACTATCCGCCCACGTGGCTCCTGCCCCGCCGCCGGGGACCAGCCCCGACGACTTCCTTGCCGCCGTCGTCGCCGAACGCCGGAACCGCGAGCTCACCAGGCTGGCGCAGCAGCGGCGGCGCAGTACCGAAGTCGGCGAGCGGCTGCAGCGGCTGCCGTTCGGCAGCTGA
- a CDS encoding metallopeptidase family protein — MQSSNHESRFTVRLADPDAPAEPGGESGGRSFMQRRRNRHGRGLRGEVMLPTHPGYRTRSDRFDDMVLDSAQRLHDIWGKTLDGVRFGVDEIPPDLEQLATSSAPVPMGSYTPAAGEDGPMITVYRRVVEQACPGVEELQDLVHDVVVEHTAEMLGVAPETLDPVYRRRY; from the coding sequence ATGCAGTCATCGAACCATGAATCACGCTTTACGGTCCGGTTGGCTGACCCGGACGCCCCTGCGGAGCCGGGCGGGGAGTCCGGGGGCAGGAGCTTTATGCAGCGCCGCCGGAACCGTCATGGCCGGGGGCTGCGCGGTGAGGTGATGCTTCCCACCCATCCGGGTTACCGGACGCGGTCGGACCGCTTCGATGACATGGTCCTGGATTCGGCCCAGCGGCTGCACGACATCTGGGGCAAGACACTGGACGGCGTACGGTTTGGCGTGGATGAGATTCCGCCGGACCTGGAGCAGCTGGCTACCAGTTCCGCCCCCGTACCGATGGGCTCGTACACGCCGGCCGCCGGTGAAGACGGGCCCATGATCACGGTATACCGCCGGGTGGTGGAACAGGCGTGCCCCGGCGTCGAGGAACTCCAGGACCTGGTCCATGACGTGGTGGTGGAACACACCGCGGAGATGCTCGGCGTGGCCCCTGAAACCCTCGACCCCGTGTACCGGCGCCGCTACTGA
- a CDS encoding AMP-dependent synthetase/ligase encodes MREASTELLVELDAGSNVTDLLLEQHAANPAHALYRRKGPNGWVDVPAGKFLQDVSALAKGLIAGGLEPGDTVAVMSATSYEWTLVDFAIWFAGGVTVPIYETSSARQVEWIIRDAGVRRVFAQDRATVELVSGVVAGSAPLRDRLVNVVRMDDDGAAPNLASLAAAGAGVSDAELERHRSRAGLDDVASVVYTSGTTGNPKGCEITHGNFALVARNIVAFLPELLRKDQARTLMFLPLAHVLARAVQVVCLTAGATLGHTPGAAQLLDDLGTFRPTFLLVVPRIFEKVRSTAGHKAAVAGKGRLFKAASAVAIGYSRELDRKSRGEGTGPGLLLRIRHGLFDRLLYPRLRQALGGQVGYTVSGASPLAPEDAHFFRGAGIPVLEGYGLTETTAPCTVNTPSHTRVGSVGIPIPGTTVRVTEDGEILVKGIGVFKGYHGNQAANAEAFVDGFFRTGDLGRLDPDGFLTVTGRKKDLLVTAGGKNVAPGPLEETIRSHQLVDQAVVVGDGRPFVSALVTLDPEGLADWRSERGLPPLPLREAMTDPEVTKAVQEAVDQANLLVSKAESIRSFSLLDAEFTVESGHLTPSLKLKRAAVLQDFQADIARLYA; translated from the coding sequence GTGAGAGAAGCGAGCACTGAACTGCTGGTTGAGCTGGATGCCGGCAGCAACGTCACCGACCTGCTCCTGGAACAACACGCGGCCAACCCTGCCCATGCACTTTACCGGCGCAAAGGGCCCAACGGCTGGGTGGATGTTCCGGCCGGGAAGTTCCTGCAGGACGTGAGCGCGCTGGCCAAGGGACTGATCGCAGGCGGACTGGAACCGGGCGACACCGTGGCGGTCATGTCCGCTACATCCTACGAGTGGACGTTAGTGGACTTCGCCATCTGGTTTGCCGGCGGGGTGACGGTTCCCATCTACGAAACGTCTTCCGCGCGACAGGTGGAGTGGATCATCCGCGACGCCGGGGTGCGCCGGGTCTTTGCGCAGGACAGGGCCACGGTGGAGCTGGTTTCCGGCGTTGTTGCCGGCTCCGCCCCGCTCCGCGACCGTCTTGTGAACGTGGTCAGGATGGATGACGACGGCGCGGCCCCCAACCTTGCCAGCCTCGCCGCTGCGGGGGCCGGGGTCAGCGACGCCGAGCTGGAACGGCACCGGAGCCGGGCAGGGCTGGACGACGTCGCCTCGGTTGTTTACACCTCGGGCACCACGGGCAACCCCAAGGGGTGCGAAATCACGCACGGCAACTTCGCCCTGGTGGCCAGGAACATCGTCGCGTTCCTTCCTGAACTGCTGCGCAAGGACCAGGCGCGCACACTGATGTTCCTGCCGCTGGCCCACGTCCTGGCACGGGCAGTCCAGGTGGTCTGCCTGACGGCGGGGGCCACGCTGGGGCACACCCCGGGAGCGGCGCAGCTCCTGGATGACCTGGGAACCTTCCGGCCCACTTTCCTCCTGGTGGTCCCGCGGATCTTCGAGAAAGTCCGGTCCACGGCCGGGCACAAGGCTGCTGTGGCCGGAAAGGGCCGCCTGTTCAAGGCTGCCTCGGCCGTCGCCATTGGGTATTCGCGGGAACTGGACAGGAAAAGCCGCGGCGAGGGCACCGGCCCCGGCCTGCTGTTGAGGATCCGGCACGGGTTGTTTGACCGGTTGCTGTATCCCCGGCTCCGCCAGGCCCTGGGCGGCCAGGTGGGATATACCGTGTCCGGTGCAAGCCCGCTGGCACCTGAGGATGCGCATTTCTTCCGCGGTGCGGGCATTCCGGTGCTGGAGGGGTATGGCCTCACCGAGACCACCGCGCCGTGCACGGTCAACACCCCGTCACACACGAGGGTGGGATCGGTGGGCATCCCCATCCCGGGCACCACCGTCCGGGTAACCGAAGACGGCGAAATCCTGGTCAAGGGCATCGGCGTCTTCAAGGGCTACCACGGGAACCAGGCCGCAAACGCAGAAGCCTTCGTGGACGGCTTCTTCCGCACAGGAGACCTCGGCAGGCTGGACCCGGATGGCTTCCTCACCGTTACCGGCCGGAAGAAGGACCTGCTGGTCACCGCCGGGGGCAAGAATGTGGCCCCCGGGCCGTTGGAGGAAACCATCCGGTCCCACCAGCTGGTAGACCAGGCAGTAGTGGTGGGCGACGGCAGGCCGTTCGTCTCGGCGCTGGTGACCCTGGACCCGGAGGGCCTGGCCGATTGGCGCTCGGAGCGCGGGCTGCCGCCTCTCCCCCTCCGGGAAGCGATGACCGATCCTGAGGTAACCAAAGCTGTGCAGGAAGCGGTGGATCAGGCCAACCTGCTGGTGTCCAAAGCTGAATCCATCCGCAGTTTCTCGCTCCTGGACGCCGAGTTCACCGTGGAGTCCGGCCACCTGACGCCGTCGCTCAAACTGAAGCGGGCCGCCGTCCTGCAGGACTTCCAGGCGGACATCGCCAGGCTTTACGCCTGA
- a CDS encoding TIGR01906 family membrane protein → MKDETPARAKSSAPQPEPLLDTSADSDEPAFSWLTPAKKGAAGPDAGNSPAGAPSGPAGSTPATGSSPSTGSSPVMGESEAGEPKPRMSPQPESRADRKAAEAAAGPSGVVPPSETVPPSNSGSSSHDRSPVFREPLPTSALHVRPPEEEVERRNAERESAANAKPVAPRVMQVLLAISFPVVLLVLAVRAVTSPLFLWVEYNRPGFPGDGYGFSTDDRMTYGSYAVDYLSNWAGPGYLGDLVNRGGDKLFKDAEVSHMADVKTVILSSFGAGALLLLLGLIAVLYLRKRSTGGVRRGLFAGSIITLVLILGLGTLAVLGWQQFFTEFHRIFFADGSWTFSLDDTLIRLFPGQFWIDAGIVIAGLVLLTALVTLVLTWPTRRRRGLVREEPVEADQA, encoded by the coding sequence GTGAAAGACGAAACACCGGCCCGCGCCAAAAGCTCCGCGCCGCAGCCGGAACCTCTCCTGGACACGTCCGCGGACTCCGACGAGCCCGCTTTTTCCTGGCTGACTCCTGCGAAGAAGGGCGCTGCCGGGCCTGACGCCGGCAATTCGCCCGCCGGGGCTCCGTCCGGTCCGGCGGGCTCTACACCCGCGACGGGTTCTTCCCCATCAACCGGGTCCTCCCCTGTGATGGGGGAATCCGAAGCGGGGGAGCCGAAGCCGCGCATGAGCCCCCAACCGGAAAGCAGGGCGGACCGGAAAGCCGCGGAGGCCGCCGCAGGGCCCTCCGGCGTGGTCCCGCCCTCGGAGACTGTCCCGCCGTCGAACTCCGGGTCTTCCAGCCATGACCGTTCACCGGTCTTCAGAGAGCCGCTGCCCACATCCGCGCTGCACGTACGCCCCCCGGAGGAGGAGGTGGAGCGCCGCAACGCCGAGCGCGAGAGCGCCGCCAACGCCAAACCGGTCGCCCCGCGCGTCATGCAGGTCCTGCTCGCCATCTCCTTCCCCGTGGTGCTCCTGGTCCTTGCCGTGCGGGCAGTCACCAGCCCGCTGTTCCTGTGGGTGGAATACAACCGCCCCGGTTTTCCCGGGGACGGGTACGGCTTCAGCACGGACGACCGCATGACCTACGGCTCCTACGCCGTCGACTACCTCAGCAACTGGGCTGGTCCCGGGTATCTTGGGGACCTGGTAAACCGCGGCGGGGACAAACTGTTCAAGGACGCTGAAGTCAGCCACATGGCGGACGTCAAGACCGTGATCCTCTCCAGTTTCGGCGCCGGTGCGCTGTTGCTCCTGCTGGGCCTCATCGCCGTCCTGTACCTTCGGAAGCGGAGCACGGGCGGGGTCCGCAGGGGCCTGTTCGCGGGTTCCATCATTACCCTGGTCCTCATCCTGGGTCTCGGGACTCTGGCAGTACTGGGCTGGCAGCAGTTCTTTACCGAGTTCCACCGGATCTTCTTTGCGGACGGATCCTGGACCTTCAGCCTGGACGACACCCTGATCCGGCTGTTCCCCGGCCAGTTCTGGATCGACGCCGGGATTGTCATCGCGGGCCTGGTGCTGCTGACGGCGCTGGTGACACTGGTCCTCACCTGGCCCACGCGGCGCCGCCGTGGCCTGGTGCGCGAGGAGCCAGTGGAGGCGGATCAGGCGTAA
- a CDS encoding DUF3499 domain-containing protein yields MGAIRQCSRSACRQSAVATLTYVYADSTAVLGPLATYAEPHCYDLCEQHAGSLTVPRGWEVLRLAMPSTPQQPGPDDLLALANAVRDAAALPAKAPQTPAQRGPHSALEAPAGTEGTRRGHLRVLREPS; encoded by the coding sequence GTGGGAGCTATCCGTCAGTGTTCAAGATCTGCCTGCCGCCAGTCGGCGGTAGCCACCCTGACGTACGTGTATGCAGACTCCACGGCTGTCCTTGGGCCGCTGGCCACCTACGCAGAGCCGCATTGTTACGATCTTTGCGAACAGCACGCTGGTTCACTCACCGTCCCCAGGGGGTGGGAGGTCCTGCGGCTGGCCATGCCGTCCACACCGCAACAACCCGGCCCGGATGATCTGTTGGCCCTCGCCAACGCGGTCAGGGACGCCGCCGCGCTGCCGGCAAAGGCTCCGCAAACGCCCGCCCAGCGCGGTCCCCATTCGGCGCTCGAAGCTCCGGCAGGCACCGAAGGCACCCGGAGGGGCCACCTGCGCGTCCTGCGCGAACCGTCCTGA